In the genome of Dyadobacter fermentans DSM 18053, the window TACTGATAAAATCCCCCATTTTCCGGAAAGCAGAATTGTCGGACGTTGCTTGCAGAACATCCGGGAAGCCGCCACGTAGCCAATGTTGACGGTACACAATCTGATTTTTCACTTCTTCGAGCGTTAACGGGTGCAGTTCCAGGTAAGATATACGCCCTGCCAACGTCTCCGAGCTATTTTTGAGCAGATCCGGCGAGGCCGAACCAAGCAATACAAATCGACCGGGAATTCGTTTTTTATCAATTAAGGATCTTAGAAGAGGGAAAAGCGAGGGCATGCGCTGGATTTCGTCGATGATGATGGTAGAATCCTTTCTTTCTCCAAGATACAATTCAGCATCGCGGAGTCTGTTGAGGTCCGTGTCCGATTCAAGGTCGAGGTAAATGCTTGGGTTCGGAAACTGGGCGGTCAATTGCTTGACGAGCGTTGTTTTCCCTACCTGCCTTGGCCCCAGTAATGCTACTGCCGGCGTATCGCTTACCAGCTCTGTGAGCTCCTTTTCAATCGTTCGCGAAAACATAATTAGAGATTAAGCCCGTTATTTTAAAGTACGATTTAAAAATACCGGTATTAATTTTGAAATCCTAATGGGTAAATGGGTGCTTAAAACAATCCTTGCAACCCATCCGCTTGCATTCCTGAAAATTTTCAACACCTTCACCACACGATTTTTACCAATAACTATTACAATGAATTACATCGAACTGGATTTGAAAGTGGACCCCGAGTTTTCGGAGATATTGATGGCGGAGCTGGGCGAGGCGGGGTTTGAGTCGTTTGTAGAGACGGACGAGGGATTGCTCGCCTACATTCAGGAGGGCGATTTTGATGAACAGGCTATCCATGATTTAACGGCCAAATACCTGGATTTAACGACAATAGCCGCAACATGGAAATCGTTAGAGAGAAGAAACTGGAACGAGGAGTGGGAAAAAAGCTACGAGCCGATCGAGGTGGGTGACCAGGTGCGCGTGCGGGCAACGTTTCATGAGCCCGATCCCTCTTTTAAATACGATTTGCTGATCCAGCCCAAAATGTCGTTCGGCACAGGGCATCACGAAACGACCTGGCTGGTCATGAACGAGCAACTCAGCCTGCCGCACGAACGTCTTTCGATCATGGATGTAGGCTGCGGGACGGGAATTCTGGCGATTTTGGCACATAAACTGGGCGCTTCGCATCTGCTGGGCTTCGATATCGACGAATGGGCCGTGGAAAATACCCGGGAAAACTTTGCGATGAATGCGCTTCCCGACGATTCCGAGGTGTTTCAGGGCACAATCCAGGACGTTCCGCAGGAGAAGGTGTTTGGCGGAGTGCTGGCCAATATCAACCGGAACATCCTGCTGGCGGAAATCCCGGCGTACGTGCAGCACCTCGCACCCGGCGGCTGGCTCGTTACCAGCGGTTTTTACGAAACCGATCAGGCCGATATTGAAAAATGCGCCGCCGAAAACGGCTTGAAAAAGCTCAGATCGAATACCCGCAACCAATGGGCAACCGTTGTTTTTGAAAAGATCAAATAGAAAAATAGCTATTGCTGAAAGCTAACAGCTACAAACCATGAAGATACTTCGCCTTGCATTACTGCTCTACCTGCTGACTTTTATCGGGAAAAATGCAACCGCCCAGGGCATTAAACTCGCCGACGACCCCGCGCAGTTTATCACCCAGCTCCGCAAAATGATGGACGGTAGCCGAAATCCGCAGTTTATCCGCCCGGCCGTCCAGCTCGACAGTATCTGGATGTCGGGGTTCAATGCGCAGCAGCAGGCGAAATTCATCGGGATTGTTAAAACGCAGGTTGCAAAAGGGCAAAAAGGAGGCGCATTGATGGCCTTGCTGATCCGCAACACACAGGCTCTCGCCAAAAAGTCGCCCGAAAAACTCGACGGCTTCCTGGATGCGGTCCAAAACGCCGGCGAAAAGTACGACGCCAAGACGTTCCAGAAGATGCTGCAAGTGAATTTGCCCATCACGGAAAGCAACAAGCTCTACGGAAGCAATTACAACACCCTTTATCTGCTCAGCGGCGATTTCAAATACCGCTTCGACGACAAGGCCGACTCCACCGTGACAAAGGAAACGGAGGCCGCCAACGACGGCTGGAACACGCCGGTGGATTCGAATTACGTGATCGCGCCTGCGAAGTCGGCGCCGCTGCCGGTGATTGCCGGACCGTTGCTGGACCTCGAAAATGCCACATTTGCGATGGTAGCAGGCGGTGATTCCGTCGTTTTCGGTCCTGCGAGCGGCAGTGTTTCGCTCCGGGATGGGGTATTTGTAGGCAAAACCGGCAAGTTTACCTGGCAAACGGCCGGGGATTCCACTATTTACGCGGATCTGGACGCCTATACTTTCAATATCAATCAGCCCAGGCTTCTGGCGGAAAACACCACGCTACATTCCGATAATTACCTGGCCGCGCCGATCAAAGGAACATTGGAATACCGCGGTATCAAACGCATTAAGGGCCAGCCGGCACAATATCCGCGCTTCGTTTCGAATGATATTGATGCCAAATTGAAAGATACGCGCAAGAACATCGACTACCAGGGCGGCTATTCGCTCATCGGCCTCGACCGGTACAGCTCGGCGCTCAATGATAAATATTCGACGATCAAGGTCCGGTATCAGGAAAAACCCGCATTTACCGTACGCAGCAAGCGTTTTGCGTTGAAAGACTCTGTTTTTACAGCCAATTTCGCATTGTATTCAATGCCTTTGGGGGCCGATTCGCTGGTGCATCCGGGAGTTACATTTAAATACAATGACGACGAAGGCCTTGTGATGCTGGGCAGGATGGACAAAACCGACTATGGCCCGCTGCCTTACAAGGATTCTTACCACAAAATGAACATCTGGTCGCAAGCCATGCGCTGGCGCTTCCCGACCGATAAAGTGGAATTTTTGCGCATTAACGGGAAAACCGAAGTGCCCGTGCGCCTCGAATCGGTGGATTATTTCAAAAAGGAGCGTTTCAGGGAGATTGCCAAGGAATATGGCTTTCAGCCGCTGATTATGGCTGCCAGTTATGCCCAAACCACCAAGAAAACCTCGTTCCTGCCGGAGGAGCTTGCCAAAAAGTTTAATCAAAAGCCTGTTATCATCCGCAATGCGCTGCAACGGCTCGCGCTCGACGACTATTTCGTGTACAATAAAGAAACGGATGAATATGCATTGAGCAAAAAAGGCGTGATGTACGTGCTGGCGAACATGGATAAGGCCGACTATGACAATTTCCAGGTCAGCGGGCAGTTTGCAGCCAACGACGAAGTAGCCAATGCGACCATTTACCTGCCCGACACGATGCTGACCGTGCTGGGCGTTTCCCGGTTTATCGTCAGCGATTCCCTGAAAATTTACGCCGTGCCTTCCGACAAGAAGCTCATCATCGGCAAAAACCGCAATTTCACGCTCAACGGGCAAATGGTGGCGTCGAACTACCAGTTCCGCGGGCAGAATATCAAGTTTGATTACAACCAGTTTTTCGTAAACGTCGCACCATCTGACTCCATTACTTTCACGCCCCGCGACAAATTTGCCAAAGGCCAGAAAGGTGAAGTAGGCGGGCACGTGAAATACGAAAAGGGAGGTACGTTTTACCTCAGCGACCCTAAAAACAAGTCGGGTATCCAGAAAGGCATTAAAAAATCCCCCCGGCTCGTCGTCCCGGACGGCATGATCGTCTATTTCGACCAGCCCGAACGCGGGACGGTGCTTTACCCGCGGGAAGTGTTTTTCAAGATTCCCAAAATCGATATGGACGGCCTCGACCAGCGTGATGTGATTTTCGAGGGTACATTTAATTCCAACGGCATCATCCCGCCAATTCAGACGATTTTGAAAAGCATGCCCGATAACTCGCTCGGTTTCGACTACAAGCCACCGGTTACCGACATGAAACTGTACGAAGGCAAAGCATTGGCGAAATTTACCGACACGCTCACAATGGACAACAGCGGTTTGCATTCCAAAGCCATCTTAAAATACCTCTCAGCCACAATGCCCGCTAAAAATGTGCTGCTAACCGCTGACTCATTAATGGCAACCGGAGAAACAGCGAGCATTAAGGAAGCGACCATCGGCAAAGGCTACTTCCCGGCGGTGGCTTTGAAAGACTATGCATTGAAATGGTATCCCAATTCCGACAGCATGCTGATCAACACCACCGGTAAATCATTCGCATTCCACCAGGGCACTACAAACCTCGAAGGGGGCCTGCTCCTGCGCTCGACGGGATTGTACGGAAACGGCAAGCTGAAACGTGCTGATTCTGAGCTCACTTCACCGGAAATCAAATTCAATAAGGATGGATTTTTGGCTAATAAGTCGGAATTCGCCATTAATAGCGGCGATGCGAAGTCTACCAAGAAGCTGCTGACCGGCAACAATGTCAATATCGATTTCAACTTCAAAACCGGCATTGCCAATTTCGTGACCGACGAATCGGGCTTTGGGAGTGATTCTTCGGGTATGCAAATCCCGACAGCCTCCTACCAGACGCTCATCGGAAGCGCCAAATGGGACATGACGAAGAAGACGATCCTCATGAAAGGCCTGGGCGAAACATCGTCCTACACCTCCACCGACCCCGACCAGGAAGGGCTGACGTTTAACGGCTCGGAAGCGATTTACGACATTGAAAAAGTGACGCTGAACATCAAGGGCGTGCCTTACATTCAGACCGCCGACGTGAAAATCATCCCCAACGGCGGCATGGTTGCCGTAGACAGCAAGGGCAAAATCGTTCCCCTGAAAAAAGCGCGCATTGAAATAGACACGCTGAACGTATCACACCACCTGCGCGACGCCGATATCCGCATCGATTCCCGCAACCATTTCGAAGGCTCGGCTACTTACCAGTACATTACAGCGCGGAAAGACACTTTTAACATCAAAATGCAGAATTTCGAACTCGTGGAAGTAGGCGCGGGCGAGGAAGGCAAGCGAAAGGCAAAGGATGGCAATCCATCGGCTGGCGTGAAATATTACACGACAGCACGGGCAGACATTAAGGAGGCCGAAAACCTGTTCCTTTCGCCGCGCATTCAGTACAAGGGCGCCATCAATCTCGTAGCCTATGAGCCGTCGCTGAAACTGGATGGTTTTGTGAAACCGGTGATCAAATACCGGAAAGATTTTCAGAGCTCGTGGATCGTTTACCAGGATTCTCCCGGCGAATCGGTTTCCATTAAAATCAATAAAGACCTCAAAAACGAGCACGAAATCCCGCTTTCCGTGGGCTTGCATTACAATGAGGCCAAAGGAATGTACATGAGCTTCTTGTCGCCGAAGGATTCGGACGGTGACGAGGACATTTACCAGGCACAGGGCAACCTGAGCTACGACGAGGACGCCAAAGCTTTCCGCGTGAACCCGCCACCGGGCGCCGACGGCCTGATCGACGAAGGAAATGCATTGACATTCGACGATAAAACCGGCCTCGCCACCTTCGCAGGGCCATTCAAACTGATGCAGGCCAACTGGCTGCAAACCGTGGGCAGCGCCGAAGTGCAGGTGGATAGCTCGAAATTCCGGTTCAATACCATGCTGCTTTTCAATGCGCCGGCGCTGACGCCCATCGCGCCGACATTGACTGCGAAAATCGTTGAAACGAACCTGGCAGAATCGAATAGCAGCGCCGCCGATGACGACGCCGACCAGCTGAACCGCAAACTTTCCGCATTGATCGGCCCAAAAGGCGTTGATGCCTATATGAAACTGACGGCCAGTGGCTACAAACCGATTTTCGAAGCGTCGCCGCTGCTGGATATGCCGATGGTGCTTTCGAACGTGAACCTGCATTGGTCGCCTGTGCATAATGCATACTACTCACAGGGGCCGATCGGGGTGTCGCATTTCGGGCGCAACAATATCAATGCGCAAATGACCGGCGTGCTCGAACTGCGCCGCGGTGTGGAAGGCGACGAGTTCAGCCTGTACCTCGAAGCTTCGCCGGATGTCTGGTACTATTTCGATCTCAAAGCGGGCGAGCTGGGCGTCGTTTCATCGATGCTGGATTTCAATGACGAGATCGTCGCGAAGTCTAAAAACGTGAAATCCAAGGACATGACTCTGGTAAGCATTGGAACTGAAGAGAAGGATATGTTTGTTAACCGCTTCGATGACTTCTATCAGCCTGCCTTGAAGAAAGCGAAGCTCGTGAAAACTGCGAAGAAGAAGGCGGCACCCTCCCAAGCCGAAGAAAAGAAGAAAAAAGCGGAACCTACCGAAGGATTCTAATGCCGTTAGTAGCATTTACAATAGTTTCTGCTATTTTTTGAAAAATCATATACATAACCACAGTTTTACAGGCATTATGCTTGCAAAATCGTTCAAGTGTCGTATTTTTGAGAAAAACTTTTTGTAATTTAAATTTATCTTTGAATAGTACAAAATGAGTGTTGCCTTATTAATAGTTGCGATTGTTGCTGCTTATTTGCTGGGTTCAATCCCAAGTTCAGTCTGGTACGGCATTGGGTATTTTGGGATAGATGTCAGGAAACACGGCAGCGGTAACGCGGGTGCCACCAACACATTCAGGGTATTAGGCAAACGCGCAGGGACTGTTGTAATGCTCATCGACGTGCTGAAAGGCTGGACGGCCACCTGCCTCGCTTCCATGCTTTTTTACATGAACGAAATCGGAGAAACCGAGCTTCTCATGTATAAAATCATCTTCGGGATCATCGCCATCATCGGCCACATTTTCCCCATTTTTGTGAATTTCAAAGGCGGAAAAGGCATTGCCACGCTGCTCGGAATGGTACTCGCCATTCACCCCGAGCTCGCTTCCGTTTGCATTACTATATTTATTCTGACACTAATCGCATCACAGTACGTGTCGCTGAGCTCAATCCTGGCGACGCTGGCATTTCCGGTACTTTCTTGGACGGGCGCTTTCGGGCATCCCGAGCCGTTGCTGGTCGTGTTTGGTTTTACAATGTTCGTTCTCGTCGTGTTTACACACCAGAAAAACATTGTGCGCCTGCTCAACGGCAACGAGAACCGCGTGAACATCTTCGCCAAGAAAGCACGGAGCTGACCGTATTCATCTAACCCTTTTAATCGCAACCCCCAAGGCACAACCTTGGGGGTTATTTTTTTGTTAACTTGACCGCCGATTCAGTGAAGACTAAAAACAACCATTCAATGCAAGAATATATCGAAAAGCACCGCGACCGGTTTCTGAACGAACTGCTCGACTTGCTTCGCATTCCGTCCGTAAGCGCCGATTCGAAGTTTAAACCCGATATGCTGAAAGCCGCCGAATACGTGCGCGACCGCATTGCCGAAGCCGGTGCCGACCGTGCTGAAATTTTTGAAACCGAAGGTCACCCGGTGGTTTACGGCGAAAAAATCATTGATCCCGCATTGCCTACCGTGCTCATTTACGGCCACTACGACGTGCAGCCCGCCGATCCTTACGAACTCTGGAATTCTCCCCCATTTGAGCCAGTGATCAAAAACGACCGCATTTACGCGCGCGGCGCCTGCGACGACAAGGGGCAATTTTACATGCACATCAAAGCCCTCGAAATCATGCTCGCCACGGGTTCGCTCGCGTGCAATGTGAAGGTGATGATTGAAGGTGAAGAAGAAATTGGCTCGTCGAACTTAGGGACATTTGTCCGCGAACACAAGGACATGCTGCAATGCAACACCATCCTTATCTCCGACACGAGCATCATCGCGAACGACGTCCCTTCGATTGAAACCGGCCTGCGCGGCCTGACCTACGTGGAAGTGGAAGTGACCGGCGCGAACCGGGACCTGCATTCGGGCGTTTACGGCGGGGGCGTCGCAAACCCGATCAATGTCCTTTGCGAAATGATCGCTTCGCTGAAAGACGAGAACGGCCACATTACCATCCCGGGTTTCTACGACAAAGTACAGGAACTCAGCGAATCCGAGCGCGCCGCATTGAATGCCGCGCCGTTTGATCTGGAAGAATATAAAAAGGACCTGGCGATAGACGATGTGGCGGGAGAAAAGGGTTATACAACCATAGAAAGGACGTCTGTGCGCCCTACGTTGGATGTGAACGGCATCTGGGGCGGCTATATTGGCGAAGGTGCGAAGACGGTGCTGCCATCGAAGGCGAATGCCAAAATCTCCATGCGCCTCGTCCCGAACCAGAACGACGACGAGATCTGCGAGATTTTCACCAAACATTTCGAATCCATCGCACCGGCTTCCGTAAAAGTGAAAGTGGTGCCGCATCACGGTGGCTTGCCTTATGTAACGCCAACGGATTCAGTAGAATACCGCGCCGCGGAACTCGCAATGGAAGAATCTTTTGGCAAGAAACCAATCCCTACCCGCGGTGGTGGCAGCATTCCTATTGTGGCGCTTTTCGAACAGGAGCTGGGCTGCAAGAGCATTCTGATGGGCTTCGGACTGGATATCGACGCACTGCATTCGCCCAATGAGAGTTACGGGTTGTTCAATTATTATAAAGGAATTGAAACGATCCCGTTGTTTTTCAAGCATTATGCCGAGTTAAAGAAGTAAAACAAAAGAGGTGACTTGGCGGTCACCTCTTTTGCTATCTCTTTCTCCGCTGCTCGCGTTTCATCTTTTTCAAATTCGCGATCGCCGCTTTCGCTTCCTTGTCCTGGCTGGACTTTTTATCAGCCCGATCATCGGCGAGCTTATAGTAGCGCAGCGCCTCGTCGTAATCCTTTTTACGCTCGGCGATTTTGCCCAAGCCGAGCAGCGAGGAAACATAATATCCCGCATTCATCGAGTTGGTTTGCGTGGAATAATCGATCGCTTTTTTGTAGTATTCTCCCGCTGCCTCGTAATTGCGGTGGTAGTTCATATTATAATAGGCCAGCACATAAGCCGCATTACGGCCGCTAACTCCCTCGTAACCAGGCATTCCCTGGTCAATTTTTGATATAATGTTTCGCGCAGCCTGCTCGGCCTCGGCTATTTTACCGGTTACGAAGGCCGTTCGGCAGAAATAGCGTTCGAAATACGGGTTGTTCGGGTAGGTTTGCCACATGTATTTGGCCATTTCGTACGCCTTGCTGTACTCGTTTTCCATGCTGTAAATCTGCAAGAGGAAATATCTGGCCTCGACACGCGTGTAGAATGCATTGTTCCCAACCTTTTCCAGCTGCTGCTCGCCGAGCTTCTTGTTGCCTTTCGGGAAAAGCGCCAGGATCGGTTTCAGGATCGGATATTCTTTGGGCACCCATTCCGCATAATAGTTATACAGACCGTCGCCAAACAGCAATTCGGGCGACAGGTCACCATTGCCTTTGCATTGTTCGAAATATTTCAATGATTTTTTACCTGCAAATGCCGCCTTCGCCCAGCTTTCACGCTCAGCAAAAAGTCTGCCTTTGAAAGCGTAAGCGGCAGCAAGGAAAAATGCAGGCTCTATCTTACTGTCCTGATTATCATACAATTCCTCCGCAAGCGTGATGGTCGAATCCATGTGTGCGAGGAATGCTTTGTCGTAGGTCTCGTTCTCGGTATTCGGTACAATCTTCCACCATTCGGCCAGGCCCATCAGAAAATGAGGCATAGGATGCTTCGGATACCGGTATTTGAGCCACCGGAATTCTGCATCTGCCTCGTAAAACTGGTAATTGTACAATTTATTGATTGCCTCGGACGACTCAATCTGTACGCCCGGATTTTGCAGCACCATCGCATACTTCTTGTCTATCTCTGCGGAAGAATACAATTGGGCGATGGCAAAATGGCTTGTAATTACAGTTAAGCAGCAGAATATGATTATGTTAACAACTGATCTTTTCATAGCAGGGGTAAATCTGTCCTATTAACGCCGGATTTATATTTTGCGTTTGTCAGCAGCCCGGTTTTTAAAAAAAGAGTTAATATTGATCCTCAGAGTATTTAGCACGTTCCGGCGGCCGGCCGTTGCCGCTTTTCCGGAGCCTGATTCGCACTTCAAAATTATGATTAACATTCTGGATAAAACATTCGTCCCTTTTATTTCGCGTGAAACGATCGAAAAACGCATTGCTGAGTTAGCCGCCGGTATCAATGCCGATTATGCGGAGTCTTGCCCGGTCTTCATCATCGTGCTGAACGGCGCGTT includes:
- the prmA gene encoding 50S ribosomal protein L11 methyltransferase, with product MNYIELDLKVDPEFSEILMAELGEAGFESFVETDEGLLAYIQEGDFDEQAIHDLTAKYLDLTTIAATWKSLERRNWNEEWEKSYEPIEVGDQVRVRATFHEPDPSFKYDLLIQPKMSFGTGHHETTWLVMNEQLSLPHERLSIMDVGCGTGILAILAHKLGASHLLGFDIDEWAVENTRENFAMNALPDDSEVFQGTIQDVPQEKVFGGVLANINRNILLAEIPAYVQHLAPGGWLVTSGFYETDQADIEKCAAENGLKKLRSNTRNQWATVVFEKIK
- the plsY gene encoding glycerol-3-phosphate 1-O-acyltransferase PlsY, whose product is MSVALLIVAIVAAYLLGSIPSSVWYGIGYFGIDVRKHGSGNAGATNTFRVLGKRAGTVVMLIDVLKGWTATCLASMLFYMNEIGETELLMYKIIFGIIAIIGHIFPIFVNFKGGKGIATLLGMVLAIHPELASVCITIFILTLIASQYVSLSSILATLAFPVLSWTGAFGHPEPLLVVFGFTMFVLVVFTHQKNIVRLLNGNENRVNIFAKKARS
- a CDS encoding dipeptidase; its protein translation is MQEYIEKHRDRFLNELLDLLRIPSVSADSKFKPDMLKAAEYVRDRIAEAGADRAEIFETEGHPVVYGEKIIDPALPTVLIYGHYDVQPADPYELWNSPPFEPVIKNDRIYARGACDDKGQFYMHIKALEIMLATGSLACNVKVMIEGEEEIGSSNLGTFVREHKDMLQCNTILISDTSIIANDVPSIETGLRGLTYVEVEVTGANRDLHSGVYGGGVANPINVLCEMIASLKDENGHITIPGFYDKVQELSESERAALNAAPFDLEEYKKDLAIDDVAGEKGYTTIERTSVRPTLDVNGIWGGYIGEGAKTVLPSKANAKISMRLVPNQNDDEICEIFTKHFESIAPASVKVKVVPHHGGLPYVTPTDSVEYRAAELAMEESFGKKPIPTRGGGSIPIVALFEQELGCKSILMGFGLDIDALHSPNESYGLFNYYKGIETIPLFFKHYAELKK
- a CDS encoding tetratricopeptide repeat protein; its protein translation is MYSSAEIDKKYAMVLQNPGVQIESSEAINKLYNYQFYEADAEFRWLKYRYPKHPMPHFLMGLAEWWKIVPNTENETYDKAFLAHMDSTITLAEELYDNQDSKIEPAFFLAAAYAFKGRLFAERESWAKAAFAGKKSLKYFEQCKGNGDLSPELLFGDGLYNYYAEWVPKEYPILKPILALFPKGNKKLGEQQLEKVGNNAFYTRVEARYFLLQIYSMENEYSKAYEMAKYMWQTYPNNPYFERYFCRTAFVTGKIAEAEQAARNIISKIDQGMPGYEGVSGRNAAYVLAYYNMNYHRNYEAAGEYYKKAIDYSTQTNSMNAGYYVSSLLGLGKIAERKKDYDEALRYYKLADDRADKKSSQDKEAKAAIANLKKMKREQRRKR